The genomic stretch ACGGAAACACTAGAGCTCACGCGTTTCTCagccctcgcccgcgtgtCACACAAGGCAAGTAGTGTGTTCGTGTGCAAAGTTTACCCATCTCGCTCCCCTCACCCGCACCCCCCCCCCGGAAGTGTCTATCGAGGAATTGCTCCAGAACAGCACTTTATTCACGGGAGGCGCAAACGCTAAAGAAGTTGCTCTTCTCGCATGGTCCACTTCTCACAATGAGTACACAAGAGATCAAGAGCTCGTGCTTCCTACCCATCCCGTGCTCGCGGTTCTCGCCTCTTATTACGTCCGTTGTGGAGACAAGAGGACTCACATTCGTCCAAAATTACGCTTTCAGAACTCTCTGGTGCACGTCGCTTGGCTTCAGCCTCTCCCTGTTCTATCGTAACGAAGTCGACGTCGTTTATGCAAACGAGCTCAGTAAGCCTCTCAAGTAAATGCACTAGCCCGCGGCACGCAGTTCGCTCCCGAGAATCACTTTGCCGTCGAAGAAGCTCTGCTCGTGTTATGCCAGCACCAAAGGCAGCCGGTTCTCTGGCTCCACCATGTCTCTTTCCTCTCACATCTCTGGCTTCTTCAAGATCTCGGCCCAACGTGAAAGGAAGGCGTGTCCTCCTCCAAGTGTGCTTGGCGGACTCGGGACTGGTTCGCTCACTGGAGGGACGATCATGACTTGTTTCCGTTTCACCTCGGACGTCGATGGAACCGAAGCCTACGACCATCCCTGAGTGTAGATTACTATGACTGTCGCTCTGTTGATGCGGGCTCCCTGCATTTTCCGTTTGTACGTCTCTTGCTGCATGGCAATGTGTTGAGTGCGAATCTCGCAAACCGCTCGGTTCTCGTGACGGTGATTCACGACCTGGTGTGTTCCTCGTTTGTCTCCATTTCCCGCGCACACGCAACTTGAAGGATCCCGTCTGCCGGGTTTTGAATGCGGAAGGCGCACTTCGGCGCTCCCGTGAAAGTTGAGGTGGAAGAGTAGGCAGTTCATGAGTGGGATCGCCGCGGGGGGGCAGTGGCACAACCTGCGAAGGACGGGAAGGAGTCCCGCCAAGCTGACTGTCTCCGTTTGGAGAAGGTGGCGGAATACGTGGCGCCAGTTCACCTCCCTGTGGCTCGTCAGATTCTTGCGCCTGTTGGACGACTTCGGCACCTCTCTCCGTCAGTCCGCTCGTGGACGAGCTCAATGGCATCCCCCTCTGACGCATCCTGAGTGAGGAAATgcgagaaggagggagaTGAGGAGAAGGGGCGGGCTGGGCTTTGTAGTGGATCGGCGCATGGGATGCCACGAGAGAAGGTACACGCGTCCAGTCTCCCCGCCTCAGCCGGTATCTCAAAGAAAAACCACTTGCGAATTCCTCTGGCTAATGCAAGGTGATGAGAGAACACGGGCCTACGGATTCCTGAAGTTGAAGTGGCCCCGCAGCTTCGGGAGTTGTCACCGGTCATGTCGAAGGCGTCCGGACACGCTTAATCCAAGCAGTGGGGTCGTGAAATTGACCGGTGAGGCCGACACAGAGCACCCAGCGCGAGCGTGCGAGGCACGGCCATGGGGCAAAGAGTATACTGGTGGAACCACTACGCGAGCCCAACTCTGACAACCGCACAGATGGCGTCACTGTGCAGTCCTACAGTACTGCCAGTGAACACGAAAAGGGCGACGGTGTTTCGATGACTCAAAATTTTCTGTCACTGGGGACCGGCCCTGTGCGACCGATTTCGAACACAAAGCCTGTATCAGGTTCCGCCTGTACGTGACAGTGAAAGAGAGATGACGGTAGATCCTTACACTGGGCAGGATGAAGCAACAGGATTCAGTGACACCCTGTGATAAGGCAAGGACCGGGAACACGACTTGCCGGAAAGAAAGGATACTTCGTGCACAGACAGCAGGAAAACACCGTATGGGAAGAGTCTCACCAGGCTGGCTGCTGGGCTTGGTTTTAAGACACTGCCGAGGGCACAGTCTAGCGCCACCACGCGATATCACCGACACGCCCGAGGGCTGACCAGAGAAACTGTAGTGTCGTAGAGCAAAGGAATCCCCTTCGAGTGTCGAAATTGTCTCTTTAGGCGCGGAGCTGGCACGAAATGTGCCGTAAAAGAATCACACCGTCGGATCTGTAGCTCGCTGTTCCGTAGTGAGAAAGTTGTTGTTGCGCAGCTGAAGGGCACGGTTCTCCATACATCGCAGTCCACTGCTCACCGTGACCGCACACTGCTTGGCTGCTGCATAGAGGAAAGAGACACTGCAGGCGGAAGACTCGCGGTTGAGGCAAACAGCCACGGGTGCTCCGAGCCCCATGGATGCTTGTGTTGCAGTGTACGCTTTCGAGGCCTTAGTGATCGCATCTGACTCTCATAACAACAACGATGTCATCACACATTAGTGGACGTGCATTGAACGAGTAAACCCCGCTAGCGGCTCTTTCAGATGACGTCATCTCGTGGGGCGTGGTGCCTCACCGGCAAGGCTAGTTCGCCCTCGCAaaacgcgcgacgcgcggcagtCGTCGATGGGAATCCGACGTCAGAagctctcgcgggcgcgacagAAGCTCCCCATAGCTGGGTATTGCGTACGTGAAAAGGCTAAAGACTAAAACATTGTGCATGGAGTCCACACCGCGCACTTTCAATATTCCCGAGAAGGCTAAAGACTAAAACATTGTGCACGGAGTCCAAACCGCGCATCTTCAATATTTATCACCTGTGGATGGTAGGGTATTTGCAGCCACTGTAAGATTGTGAGGCATTAGCAATTCAGTTTGAGTGCCACTCGAGAAATGACCGTGAAGTTCCAGGCTCGTCCTGAGCTACACTTGTGGCTCTGTATTTGCGGAGCACCAGTTAGCACGCAGCGGCTACCAGGTCTCGTCTTGAGCTACGTCCATTCTGTTATTATGCCCAGATACGTCGGCGCTTCCCTCACTGCCCACGCGCATGGCAGTACATTGAATGATGCTAAAAAGTTGAGGGCTCTGTCTGGTTGAACAACAAGGTCTCATGGCGGCGTTCTGCAGGCGTGCTACGTTTCCCTGTCACTTGTGGGCGAATCGCCATCCTGCCGTTCCCTAAAGATAACGTCCTTTTGTGAAAGCATCTGCAATCCAGCATGCGGTGTGATGCTTgtggcggcgacggggcCATGCGGTTTCTCCATAGCACGCTCGGCATGCTAACACGGCTGATGAAATGAATGTTGACAATGCATGCCAGGAGCTGAGCATGTGGATAGGAGGCTCTGCGATGATTTATGGAGTAGGCGATTCGCCATATTTGCTCGCGTGGGTTGCAACACACGCTTCCGATTCAGTGATTACCTCTTGCTGTCGCGTTTCAGGAAAAAAGACCCGGTCTCCATGCGGCAACACAACCGTATTTTACGACGCGGCCAGAGGCTTTCGAGGACGCAGTTTGTCGTGAGCTGCTCTGGCGAAAGCAGTGCCGCAGTACGGAGCTGTGCAGTGAGCGACTACATCGGCGCTTGTTCTGTGAAGCAAGCTGCTCCGCCTGAAAATCTGCGAAGAATTAAGTTGAACGGAACTGTGTGTCTGTATCACTGTTCTCGATGTCAATGCAAACCACACCGGTGGGAAACATCAGCTCGTCCACAAAGactccgctgcctccctccacggaggggggggggggggggtacACTCTTCGAGAAGAACCGAGCTGTTGCTTTCGCGCACTTAGATTCTGCACTTCAGGGGCCACATGACACAGGAGACAACAAAGATCATCCACATAACGTTGTGGTTGTGTACGTTGATGAGACCTTCGGCCATCGGGCTGGCGGGATCATGGCCTCCCATGAACATGCGCCAGTTTTCCGGGTGGTCATTCCTGACAGGGGCGCCGGTTCTGATACGACGGAGCGGCGACCCAGTCTCTAGgaccggcgcggagggagccGCATTGGTGGAGAATCTTCGGGCGAAGAATGAGCTGAAGACATCTCGCACCGGCATCGTCGACggggcggccggcgcccgTTCTTGTGGGGACCGCGCCATGGCAAAAGAGTCAGAGACGAGAAAACGGCAAGCGGCGGCCTGCACGCAGCAAACATACACAGCACCGGGCCTCAGTACCCTCGCGCCGGCCAGACGCCCGCAGACATTGCAGCCTGCCGTTTTGAGTGATCCAGGTCAGCTGTGTGCGTGACTGCGACAGATGATGGAAAGGGTGGAACCGTATAGAATTCGTAGAAGACAGCAACTACCGCCGTTGCAAAAGCATTACACGAACTCGCCACAATTTACCGATACAAAGAGACACTTTTTACGATGCTTTTAAGAGAATTGACCAAAGCGAAGTGACATACAGCTCGTCCACGGCCCTACCACAACACCGACACGTTCGCCAAGTCAAAGGGTAAGGAGGCATCGTACAGCTTGGGGTCAAGACCACAGCGCACCCGTCCATGGACACAAACAAGACGAAGGATATATACGATGCCTAAGCCCCAGATTTAATTGTAAGCAGGAGGAGACCCAGGCAGAGAAAGAGCTGCGCACACAGAGCCTTGTCGCCTCGTGGCTCTGCCGCAGATTTAACATCACAGacaacgcatgcagcgtgtCACGATTCATGGTCGCAAATAGCTGACGACTGCTTCGAGCAATAAGCACGCGCGTCTGACCGCTCGAGGGCAAATGCCCAGTATCAGTGAACGGCTGCTGCGTCCGCGAAGACTAGCCTTTTTGACCGGCAATAAAGAGAGCAGCTTGCATAGCCTGTCGACGAAGGGAGAAAACGCGGCTCCACTGCCGACGCTTGTTGAATCAGTCTACTACCTACGGCCGAAGTATACTCTCGGCAGCGGCAAGGACGGAAATTGAAATGCAGAGGACTGGATCTTGGGAAAGAGCAAATCATCCCTTCGGAAACACACCGCGCTGCGACAGAGGCAGTGAAACTTATCTACGTCACTGCAACGGGTTCCCTGAGACCGATTTCCGCATCCCCCAAGTGAAACAATCGCTGGACGTCGAAGATCGGGCAAGCACTGAACCCGAAAAAAAGGATGCCGATATCTATTTAAATAAAAGCAGCTCCAcaacagagagaaaaagggacAATTGAAGTCGGCTTCGCTGGCTGCAAATTAAAGACCGCTTGAACGCGGGAtgtgctgcagagaagcCAGCAATTGGGCCTACCCGCGACAGGGGAAAGGTTTCAGGCGGCGGGATCTCGACGTTAACTTGGGACAGGGTGAACACTTCTGCTCGACTCACTTGAAGAGAAACTGAGGACCTCCTTCTTTTGTATTTgaccgcctgcagagagtcACACTTCCGtacgaggagctgcagcaccaCCACGAAAAAGTAGAGAAGCATCACCCGTTCGCATGCACGTCTGCGAATTTCAAGTGCCTGTTGTTCCCTGGGAGCCAATGCTCCCTTCCTGGCAACTCAACGGATGTCTGCCCAGCCTGGCTTGTTACGCGTTGGTGTTTCCTTCCATCGATGCTATCTCCGTTTGTATGTCCTTTTTTTCTCACGCAGTGTGAGAGGTTTCAAACCCGTGCCGCCGAAACTCGATTTTGATCTCTGCCACCAACAGGCACCGCTAAAAGGGCGTGCACGGTAAAGAGAGCCCGAGATGCCGCACCTCGCGGAAGAAACTCGTGGATGTACTAAGCAAAGTCCCGACCTTTTGCCACGCCTGCTTACCACAAAAACAAAGTATGCCCAGGAGCAAACTTCTTTGGCAAAATACGTAGGGTACAGGCAGGAGAGGCCAAGTCCTACAGAGACGGCTGTACAGCGCTGACACTGAGACTACGCACGGGCTCCTTTTTTTCGAATTCCCGTGATAGCATCCGCAAACACATGCCAACGTTGGCATTTTCGCAGACTGTCTACGAACCTGATCCATGATGGCAGCGAGCGGCTACGGCCCGAAGTGTATCCCGCGGCGGTAAAGGTAGCATTGATATATGCTGCAGCACCAGCCGGTTGAAACAGTATATTGCTCGTGTACCCTTTGCGGAGGCCGAACTTGCGGTGAGAACGAGCGACCATCCACGTATCGCATGCAACATTAGTATTGAAAAGTGCGACTTGCTCATCCAGCGGGTGTTGTTGGATACGAACAGCAGTGCATGCTTGCTACGTTCCTCCGCTACTTGTTCCCTATCATGGTTCATGCCGGATACAGGGCTGATTTCCCACGAAGTGTGGTGGCGAGCAACCTACGCAACGATCGCAGGCCTGGCACGGGGGCTGTGCGAGCAGAGTTCTCAGTTCCACAGCTGAACAGAGGGGAAACCCAGGCACTCTTCACCGGGCCCGTGTCGGCCATTCATGAGGGATCTAGCCGGTCCATTGAACCGAGAGGAACTGAAttctggcggcgcgggctaCGGCTAGGGTGGCCTCGTGGCTGCTCCTCCCTGTCTGAAGAATCTTCTTTGAGGTGACAATGATCCCCCATCCCCCCCATCTACGGAAGATCGGAAGCCTCTTGGAGCGGGCGCTTCAAAAGGCCAGGTAGTGCGAGTTGCATACGAAGGATGCGGAGGTCACCGCTCTCATGGACGGGGTAACATTGGGTATCGTTGAGCAGAGAGCACCTTTTGATGACGAAACGTTGCATTTACTTCCGTGAAACAACGAAGCATGAGCTACACTATAGTTTGCAGTCTACTTCCTGCATAAC from Besnoitia besnoiti strain Bb-Ger1 chromosome X, whole genome shotgun sequence encodes the following:
- a CDS encoding hypothetical protein (encoded by transcript BESB_017370), giving the protein MARSPQERAPAAPSTMPVRDVFSSFFARRFSTNAAPSAPVLETGSPLRRIRTGAPVRNDHPENWRMFMGGHDPASPMAEGLINVHNHNVMWMIFVVSCVMWPLKCRI